The Paenibacillus sp. MBLB1832 genome has a window encoding:
- a CDS encoding DUF817 domain-containing protein codes for MKEQQVKEFLIFVWKEALCCIFPVIIFMTLALSKVITIPYLPRYDLILLVCILAQIGLVWTKLESVDELKVITVFHLIGLGLELYKVHKGSWSYPEEAWTKFGGVPLYSGFMYASVASYVCQAWKRFDLHLLHWPRPWLAFLLSVCIYANFFTHHYAFDFRWVLIAALFVLFYKSKIRFTVTTKAYHMPTMLSFMLVAFFIWLAENISTFLGAWRYPDQEISWRIVHWGKISSWFMLVIISIMIVAELKRIKYPEQVESPNMRKPQSE; via the coding sequence ATGAAAGAGCAACAGGTGAAGGAATTTCTCATTTTTGTCTGGAAAGAAGCGTTATGCTGCATTTTTCCTGTTATTATCTTTATGACTTTAGCACTTTCCAAAGTAATTACGATTCCTTACTTACCCCGCTATGATTTGATTTTACTTGTCTGCATCCTTGCGCAAATTGGTTTGGTTTGGACAAAATTAGAGAGTGTAGATGAACTAAAAGTGATCACCGTCTTTCATCTTATCGGCCTAGGGCTCGAGTTGTATAAAGTGCACAAGGGCTCTTGGTCATATCCAGAGGAAGCTTGGACCAAATTCGGGGGCGTTCCGCTGTATAGCGGCTTTATGTATGCCAGTGTGGCGAGTTATGTGTGTCAAGCGTGGAAACGATTCGACTTGCATCTGCTGCATTGGCCGAGACCGTGGCTGGCTTTCCTATTGTCCGTTTGTATTTATGCGAATTTTTTCACGCATCATTATGCTTTTGATTTTAGATGGGTGCTCATTGCTGCGTTGTTCGTGTTGTTTTACAAATCGAAAATCCGATTCACGGTCACGACAAAGGCGTACCATATGCCGACGATGCTATCGTTTATGCTTGTTGCTTTTTTCATATGGCTTGCGGAAAATATATCTACATTCCTCGGCGCATGGCGCTATCCGGACCAAGAGATCTCCTGGCGTATTGTACACTGGGGCAAAATAAGTTCTTGGTTTATGTTGGTCATTATTTCTATCATGATCGTCGCAGAGCTAAAACGAATTAAATATCCGGAGCAGGTGGAGTCTCCGAACATGCGAAAACCCCAAAGCGAATGA
- a CDS encoding VanW family protein, which produces MKRQELKHRIGKRFPFLYQLRVKQLILKRRIKNLDPRIRYAARREERTLPFSVKKHKSILRRVLGNTDPILQENKIVNLQIAIGHVDGIVIGPGETFSFWQRIGLPSREKGYIEGLMLSHGEVRVGPGGGLCQLANMLYWLALHTPLAIKERHHHSFDLFPDDRRVIPFGTGTSVFYNYVDLQFYNPTSHSFQFRLQVTAEYLEGSIHCESELPLVYKVKEKNHAFYERDEKWYRGNEIWRQTVSKEDGAILTEELMNVNHAEVKYSRSDNAKESS; this is translated from the coding sequence CCTTTCCTGTATCAATTACGCGTGAAGCAGCTCATACTCAAAAGGCGTATTAAAAATCTCGATCCACGTATACGTTATGCAGCGAGAAGAGAAGAGCGGACGTTGCCTTTTTCTGTGAAAAAGCACAAATCGATTCTGCGACGCGTGTTAGGCAACACGGATCCTATTTTACAAGAGAACAAAATTGTTAATTTACAAATTGCGATTGGGCATGTCGATGGCATTGTAATTGGGCCTGGGGAAACGTTTTCCTTCTGGCAAAGGATTGGTCTTCCGAGCAGAGAAAAGGGGTATATCGAGGGTCTGATGCTGTCACATGGGGAAGTGCGTGTAGGACCTGGCGGAGGGCTGTGCCAACTGGCGAATATGTTATATTGGCTGGCTCTGCATACCCCTTTAGCCATTAAGGAGCGGCATCATCATAGTTTTGATCTGTTTCCTGATGATCGCAGAGTGATTCCATTTGGGACAGGAACGAGTGTTTTCTATAACTATGTTGATTTACAATTTTACAATCCGACATCGCATTCGTTTCAATTTCGTTTGCAGGTAACCGCCGAGTATTTGGAGGGTTCCATCCACTGTGAGTCGGAATTGCCGCTCGTCTACAAAGTGAAAGAAAAGAATCATGCCTTCTATGAGCGTGATGAGAAATGGTACCGAGGCAATGAAATATGGCGGCAAACGGTTTCGAAAGAAGACGGCGCCATCCTTACAGAAGAGCTGATGAACGTCAATCACGCTGAAGTGAAATACAGCCGATCTGACAATGCAAAGGAGAGCTCATGA